One window of the Dermacentor andersoni chromosome 10, qqDerAnde1_hic_scaffold, whole genome shotgun sequence genome contains the following:
- the LOC126544696 gene encoding uncharacterized protein, producing MHCIAILLATACFGLINGNRNCTNCGPEKCGDLEEPAVEKDQKDHFCRPSLTPSWELQKSRRCVCKKGFVRNSWGECISKAHCWRCKLRQYKDWHTCASGCPARCGEPLERSCRKKCKPRCDCPPGFVVHPKFRSKCVKADTCPPRCPLNSSFKPCVSNCEPKCNGKPPERCVNRCDTGGCVCNRGYAYFIRNHQKICVLESACALYAPPPLSFTSKEIESAGQEGFRGPANRPGGAGRRRGGTRSRGDATGPDENLSLGIPRPGPTAVGLRLGSAHPGGMPGLGGAAHGESEEAGHLPFPREPVAAPPHIFRAHTQPPRPGGLLPAGTNRQPIRNFSVPRNGANTNSLGTASRAGLGSVGAGLGVLGAGGSLSRGTERHGGAGIGIHPLGMPSNDASRHGGTSGHERSESARPPVHTGPGGLGVGIEGEGLLSSSAENPEETLGLGTTPRGPAGINLRSEDGHPNGRLGLGGAGVEESEESAPFAGGPGAVLPDVFRTHAQPRGTGGHFPSLTGVNPSHGASFGAIGPRGSDVDIEVFGTPPGRGLGHVENDIERLAEVGRRSGAFGRGGDGIGFPPSGTPSPVSRSFRRSSEESDERAQPSVSNVPDGSSVGLERVGTSSNSSESHRWGSTESNLAGNHSLDISRNETGGAGAGSEGSTLGGPEELGGPNSGESEETASIRSSVRLGGATVGIGTGYDRVRGFNWDHPYGTGTDSFGTPVLGRERYGIGAVGRGSIGAGSHGILRYRGAGVGMHEAGTPSEYAAEYGRPGFPFYPPGTITPDSADLDEIRLDDSGEYIRPSLSMESRMGRMLVGHGSRRLTPIEGHFPAGLGLHMAARLPYESASFGRDGVGINSEVSSRIHRQSVNAGSSVGIHREDGSSSPIARYGGSSLEINPFGFATPGRATYGGEEFEFSQGDAVSRATTGYDRERLLPTGTPALARHIHSGFRFLPRTDTSGIRARMNVPQLMPDPRDSPLRATATLSDNRPGLYHSRTLPRGASGYHGALPHFQTGGAYIPRNAEYELASVSVAA from the exons ACTGTGGGCCCGAAAAATGCGGCGACTTGGAAGAACCAGCGGTCGAAAAGGACCAGAAGGACCACTTCTGCAGGCCTTCCCTCACGCCCTCCTGGGAGCTGCAGAAGTCTCGTAGATGTGTTTGCAAGAAAGGCTTCGTCCGGAACTCCTGGGGAGAGTGCATTTCCAAGGCACACTGCTGGCGATGTAAGCTGCGCCAGTACAAGGACTGGCACACGTGCGCGTCTGGTTGCCCGGCGAGATGCGGCGAGCCGTTGGAGAGGTCCTGCCGCAAAAAATGTAAACCGAGATGCGACTGCCCCCCGGGCTTTGTGGT ACACCCAAAGTTCCGCAGCAAGTGTGTCAAGGCGGATACGTGTCCGCCGAGATGTCCACTCAACTCGTCATTCAAGCCCTGCGTCTCAAACTGCGAGCCAAAGTGCAACGGAAAGCCACCCGAGAGATGTGTCAACCGTTGCGACACGGGCGGCTGCGTCTGCAACAGAGGATACGCCTATTTCATTAGAAACCACCAAAAGATATGTGTGCTTGAGTCGGCGTGTGCCTTGTACGCTCCCCCACCACTGTCTTTCACGTCGAAAGAAATCGAGTCCGCGGGTCAAGAAGGCTTTCGTGGCCCCGCGAACCGCCCGGGTGGTGCAGGAAGACGCAGAGGAGGAACGCGTTCGCGCGGTGATGCAACAGGTCCAGACGAAAATCTTTCGTTAGGTATCCCACGGCCTGGCCCCACAGCTGTCGGTTTGCGCTTAGGCAGTGCTCACCCAGGTGGTATGCCAGGATTAGGCGGGGCTGCTCACGGTGAAAGTGAAGAAGCCGGACATCTGCCTTTCCCCAGAGAGCCTGTAGCGGCGCCTCCACATATATTCCGAGCACACACACAGCCGCCACGTCCCGGTGGTCTTCTTCCAGCTGGTACCAACCGACAGCCAATACGCAATTTCTCAGTTCCAAGGAATGGCGCTAATACAAACTCACTTGGTACAGCCTCACGCGCTGGTTTAGGATCTGTCGGAGCTGGTCTCGGTGTATTAGGAGCCGGGGGCTCGCTTTCACGTGGTACAGAAAGACATGGTGGGGCAGGCATTGGAATTCATCCATTAGGTATGCCTTCAAATGATGCATCAAGACATGGCGGGACTAGTGGTCATGAACGTTCAGAAAGTGCACGCCCACCTGTTCATACAGGACCTGGCGGCCTAGGTGTCGGTATAGAGGGGGAGGGCTTATTGTCATCTAGTGCTGAAAATCCAGAGGAAACTCTCGGATTAGGTACGACACCACGTGGTCCCGCTGGTATAAATTTGCGCTCAGAGGATGGTCACCCAAACGGTAGGCTGGGACTAGGCGGTGCCGGTGTTGAGGAAAGCGAAGAAAGTGCACCTTTTGCTGGTGGGCCTGGGGCGGTTCTTCCAGATGTCTTCAGAACGCATGCGCAGCCACGAGGTACCGGGGGCCACTTCCCAAGTTTAACAGGCGTAAACCCGTCCCATGGTGCCTCATTTGGTGCCATAGGACCACGTGGTAGTGATGTAGATATTGAAGTATTCGGTACACCACCGGGTAGGGGTTTAGGACATGTGGAAAATGACATAGAAAGATTAGCAGAAGTAGGCAGGCGGTCAGGTGCTTTCGGACGAGGGGGTGACGGCATTGGATTTCCGCCATCGGGCACGCCATCACCCGTTTCCCGAAGCTTTAGGAGGAGCAGTGAAGAGAGCGACGAGCGCGCACAGCCATCTGTTTCAAATGTACCTGACGGATCTAGTGTCGGTTTAGAAAGGGTGGGTACATCCTCAAATAGTAGCGAAAGCCACCGTTGGGGCAGCACAGAATCAAATTTAGCGGGAAATCATTCATTAGATATCTCAAGAAACGAAACGGGTGGTGCCGGTGCGGGCAGTGAGGGTTCGACCCTGGGTGGTCCGGAAGAACTTGGCGGGCCAAATAGTGGAGAAAGCGAAGAAACTGCAAGTATACGTAGCAGCGTTAGGCTAGGAGGGGCCACTGTAGGCATTGGTACAGGGTATGACAGAGTGCGTGGTTTCAACTGGGATCACCCGTATGGCACAGGAACAGATTCATTTGGTACTCCAGTACTTGGTAGGGAGCGATATGGCATTGGCGCTGTGGGTAGAGGCTCCATTGGTGCTGGTTCACACGGCATTCTGCGGTATCGTGGCGCCGGTGTTGGAATGCATGAAGCGGGTACACCATCAGAATATGCAGCTGAATATGGTCGACCTGGATTCCCATTTTATCCACCTGGGACAATTACGCCCGACTCAGCAGATCTTGACGAAATCAGACTTGATGATAGCGGGGAATATATACGCCCATCTCTTTCTATGGAGTCTCGCATGGGTCGCATGCTCGTGGGACATGGAAGTAGACGATTGACTCCTATTGAAGGACATTTCCCCGCTGGTCTGGGATTGCATATGGCAGCTAGACTCCCATATGAGAGTGCGTCATTTGGTCGGGATGGAGTTGGTATAAATTCAGAGGTTTCTTCAAGAATCCATAGACAGTCGGTTAATGCTGGGAGCAGTGTCGGAATACATCGAGAAGATGGTTCCTCGAGCCCTATCGCGCGATACGGTGGCAGTAGTTTGGAAATCAACCCATTTGGTTTTGCCACACCAGGTCGCGCAACATATGGTGGGGAAGAGTTTGAGTTCAGCCAAGGGGATGCAGTCTCCCGTGCTACGACAGGATATGATCGGGAGAGGCTACTGCCTACAGGAACCCCTGCTCTAGCAAGACATATACATTCTGGTTTTCGATTTCTGCCAAGGACTGACACCTCAGGCATTAGAGCGAGGATGAATGTGCCTCAGTTAATGCCTGACCCCCGCGATTCACCGTTACGCGCTACAGCAACACTAAGTGATAACCGCCCGGGCCTTTACCATAGTAGGACGCTCCCGCGTGGTGCCTCTGGATACCATGGAGCACTGCCACACTTTCAGACAGGGGGTGCCTACATACCTCGAAACGCCGAATATGAGCTGGCCAGTGTGAGCGTGGCTGCATAA